A genomic segment from Bombus huntii isolate Logan2020A chromosome 13, iyBomHunt1.1, whole genome shotgun sequence encodes:
- the LOC126872718 gene encoding probable inactive tRNA-specific adenosine deaminase-like protein 3 isoform X2 yields the protein MAISSPKCAKGSEMETTTRSWIARPILNHDLIADLPLELVYVGLLKRKEDISIAIKSISSVLPGFHHLKRCSSNKLLLAPVDSRKLLAETKDCKESKEEFTLTQDKLKMILTERGFNLSLLEDDFHTAKVPARAAKTKAQAARASSIWPLNFHPDPNIERLVDGSIFTEHQLVLIERYMNVVVEAARLEAVGDSNCNGSAVIVDPVDGRILAVAASKIDRHPMWHAAMLAVDLVARLQGGGAWKFEERLEQKGTDDSGTSESSANRNAENKMTKEMRIKRKYVEEAPLCYPETLSKINLPKEECLQSTEIRRGRRNNGSTKTMDSRTVEQTEAADTKKCGPYLCTGYWTFLLKEPCPLCAMALLHSRVLRIFYGVPNRNTGVLGSKTVLHAVPGLNHRYQVWSGVLEQECRQALQEIEHRNMN from the coding sequence ATGGCGATCTCTTCGCCCAAATGCGCCAAGGGCAGCGAAATGGAAACGACGACAAGAAGTTGGATAGCGAGACCGATTTTAAACCACGACCTCATTGCTGATCTACCTCTTGAGCTTGTCTACGTGGGTTTACTTAAAAGGAAAGAGGACATCTCGATCGCGATTAAGAGTATCTCTTCCGTTCTGCCAGGTTTCCATCATCTGAAACGTTGCTCCTCAAACAAGTTGCTGTTGGCGCCGGTAGACTCTAGAAAATTGTTAGCGGAAACGAAAGACTGCAAGGAATCCAAGGAAGAATTTACTTTGACTCAAGACAAACTGAAAATGATATTAACGGAAAGAGGATTTAACTTATCCTTATTGGAAGATGACTTTCATACAGCGAAAGTGCCAGCGAGAGCAGCCAAAACGAAAGCACAAGCTGCGCGGGCCTCGAGCATTTGGCCTTTGAACTTTCATCCAGATCCTAACATCGAACGACTGGTCGATGGATCGATTTTCACGGAACATCAATTGGTTCTTATAGAGAGGTACATGAACGTTGTGGTAGAGGCAGCCAGATTAGAAGCTGTCGGCGACTCGAATTGTAACGGCAGCGCGGTGATCGTTGACCCAGTGGATGGAAGAATCCTTGCGGTCGCAGCCTCGAAAATCGATCGGCATCCAATGTGGCACGCAGCTATGTTGGCCGTAGATCTCGTTGCCAGACTTCAAGGTGGAGGAGCTTGGAAATTCGAGGAAAGATTGGAACAGAAGGGTACCGATGATTCGGGAACTTCTGAATCTTCCGCCAACAGAAACgcagaaaataaaatgacCAAGGAAATGAGAATCAAAAGGAAATATGTCGAAGAAGCTCCACTTTGCTATCCGGAAACGCTATCGAAAATTAACCTTCCAAAGGAAGAATGTCTGCAATCTACTGAAATTCGACGAGGACGTAGGAATAACGGTTCAACGAAAACGATGGATTCTAGGACAGTCGAGCAGACTGAAGCAGCAGACACGAAAAAATGTGGTCCTTATTTATGTACAGGATACTGGACCTTCTTGTTAAAGGAGCCGTGTCCTCTTTGCGCTATGGCACTCTTGCACTCTAGGGTTTTAAGAATATTCTACGGTGTCCCGAATAGAAATACAGGCGTGTTAGGGTCCAAGACGGTCTTACATGCTGTACCAGGGTTGAATCATCGATATCAAGTTTGGAGTGGCGTTCTGGAACAAGAATGTCGACAAGCGTTGCAAGAAATCGAGCACAGAAATATGAATTGA
- the LOC126872718 gene encoding probable inactive tRNA-specific adenosine deaminase-like protein 3 isoform X1 has translation MKITGKNLIREMAISSPKCAKGSEMETTTRSWIARPILNHDLIADLPLELVYVGLLKRKEDISIAIKSISSVLPGFHHLKRCSSNKLLLAPVDSRKLLAETKDCKESKEEFTLTQDKLKMILTERGFNLSLLEDDFHTAKVPARAAKTKAQAARASSIWPLNFHPDPNIERLVDGSIFTEHQLVLIERYMNVVVEAARLEAVGDSNCNGSAVIVDPVDGRILAVAASKIDRHPMWHAAMLAVDLVARLQGGGAWKFEERLEQKGTDDSGTSESSANRNAENKMTKEMRIKRKYVEEAPLCYPETLSKINLPKEECLQSTEIRRGRRNNGSTKTMDSRTVEQTEAADTKKCGPYLCTGYWTFLLKEPCPLCAMALLHSRVLRIFYGVPNRNTGVLGSKTVLHAVPGLNHRYQVWSGVLEQECRQALQEIEHRNMN, from the exons ATGAAGATCACAGGAAAAAACTTGATAA GAGAAATGGCGATCTCTTCGCCCAAATGCGCCAAGGGCAGCGAAATGGAAACGACGACAAGAAGTTGGATAGCGAGACCGATTTTAAACCACGACCTCATTGCTGATCTACCTCTTGAGCTTGTCTACGTGGGTTTACTTAAAAGGAAAGAGGACATCTCGATCGCGATTAAGAGTATCTCTTCCGTTCTGCCAGGTTTCCATCATCTGAAACGTTGCTCCTCAAACAAGTTGCTGTTGGCGCCGGTAGACTCTAGAAAATTGTTAGCGGAAACGAAAGACTGCAAGGAATCCAAGGAAGAATTTACTTTGACTCAAGACAAACTGAAAATGATATTAACGGAAAGAGGATTTAACTTATCCTTATTGGAAGATGACTTTCATACAGCGAAAGTGCCAGCGAGAGCAGCCAAAACGAAAGCACAAGCTGCGCGGGCCTCGAGCATTTGGCCTTTGAACTTTCATCCAGATCCTAACATCGAACGACTGGTCGATGGATCGATTTTCACGGAACATCAATTGGTTCTTATAGAGAGGTACATGAACGTTGTGGTAGAGGCAGCCAGATTAGAAGCTGTCGGCGACTCGAATTGTAACGGCAGCGCGGTGATCGTTGACCCAGTGGATGGAAGAATCCTTGCGGTCGCAGCCTCGAAAATCGATCGGCATCCAATGTGGCACGCAGCTATGTTGGCCGTAGATCTCGTTGCCAGACTTCAAGGTGGAGGAGCTTGGAAATTCGAGGAAAGATTGGAACAGAAGGGTACCGATGATTCGGGAACTTCTGAATCTTCCGCCAACAGAAACgcagaaaataaaatgacCAAGGAAATGAGAATCAAAAGGAAATATGTCGAAGAAGCTCCACTTTGCTATCCGGAAACGCTATCGAAAATTAACCTTCCAAAGGAAGAATGTCTGCAATCTACTGAAATTCGACGAGGACGTAGGAATAACGGTTCAACGAAAACGATGGATTCTAGGACAGTCGAGCAGACTGAAGCAGCAGACACGAAAAAATGTGGTCCTTATTTATGTACAGGATACTGGACCTTCTTGTTAAAGGAGCCGTGTCCTCTTTGCGCTATGGCACTCTTGCACTCTAGGGTTTTAAGAATATTCTACGGTGTCCCGAATAGAAATACAGGCGTGTTAGGGTCCAAGACGGTCTTACATGCTGTACCAGGGTTGAATCATCGATATCAAGTTTGGAGTGGCGTTCTGGAACAAGAATGTCGACAAGCGTTGCAAGAAATCGAGCACAGAAATATGAATTGA